From Oscillospiraceae bacterium CM, a single genomic window includes:
- the sigG gene encoding RNA polymerase sporulation sigma factor SigG — protein MPGKVEICGVNTAKLKVLKNDETTELLKKSKAGDKKAREELIAGNLRLVLSVIQKFINRGENVDDLFQVGCIGLMKAIDNFDTGLNVRFSTYGVPMIIGEIRRYLRDNSSIRVSRSMRDTAYKALQMKEKLTSDTQREPTVDELAQALGIKREEVVFALDAITDPVSLYEPLYTDGGESICVMDQVSDTKNTDENWLEQIALNDAIARLGDREKHILALRFFYGKTQMEVASEVGISQAQVSRLEKNAINQIKKNL, from the coding sequence TTGCCGGGCAAGGTCGAAATCTGCGGCGTCAACACGGCCAAACTCAAAGTTTTAAAAAACGACGAGACGACCGAACTGTTGAAAAAAAGTAAGGCAGGTGACAAGAAGGCCAGGGAAGAGCTCATAGCCGGAAATCTCCGGCTTGTTTTATCCGTCATTCAGAAATTCATCAACCGTGGCGAAAATGTTGACGACCTGTTCCAGGTCGGCTGCATCGGTCTTATGAAGGCCATCGATAATTTTGATACCGGCTTGAATGTCCGTTTTTCCACTTACGGCGTCCCCATGATCATCGGTGAAATCCGCCGATATCTGCGTGACAACAGCAGCATCCGCGTCAGCCGCAGCATGCGCGACACGGCGTATAAAGCGCTTCAAATGAAGGAAAAGCTCACAAGCGATACGCAGCGTGAGCCGACGGTGGACGAGCTGGCTCAGGCGCTCGGCATCAAGCGGGAGGAGGTCGTCTTCGCCCTGGACGCCATCACAGATCCGGTTTCGCTCTACGAGCCCTTATACACCGACGGCGGCGAGAGCATCTGCGTGATGGATCAGGTCTCCGATACAAAAAACACTGATGAAAACTGGCTGGAGCAGATCGCGTTGAACGACGCCATCGCCCGCCTTGGCGACCGGGAGAAGCATATTCTGGCCCTCCGCTTCTTCTACGGCAAAACACAGATGGAGGTCGCCAGCGAAGTCGGCATTTCCCAGGCGCAGGTGTCAAGGCTCGAGAAGAACGCGATTAACCAAATTAAAAAGAATCTGTGA
- the sigE gene encoding RNA polymerase sporulation sigma factor SigE: protein MNVLLRLKVFLLLRLWRLSERFGIVLPPGVFYIGGSETLPPPMSREEEAHYIELLGTRSEEAKQALIERNLRLVVYIARRFENTGINIEDLISIGTIGLIKAINTYDAEKNIKLATYASRCIENEILMFLRKTSNRKAEVSFDEPLNTDWDGNELLLSDILGTDSDMVMRPMEDDVDRKLLHDAIDKLSDREREIIVMRFGLGGIEERTQKEVADLMGISQSYISRLEKRIILRLRREITRHI, encoded by the coding sequence ATGAACGTTTTGCTCCGCCTGAAAGTATTTTTGCTGCTGCGCCTATGGCGACTGTCCGAACGGTTTGGCATCGTCCTGCCGCCGGGTGTCTTTTATATCGGCGGCAGCGAAACGCTCCCGCCGCCCATGTCACGCGAGGAAGAGGCGCATTACATCGAACTGCTGGGGACACGTTCGGAAGAGGCCAAGCAGGCGCTCATCGAGCGGAACCTGCGCCTTGTCGTCTATATCGCCCGCCGTTTTGAAAACACCGGTATAAACATCGAAGATCTCATCTCCATTGGGACGATTGGGCTCATCAAAGCTATAAATACATATGACGCCGAAAAAAACATCAAGCTTGCCACCTACGCCTCGCGCTGCATCGAAAACGAGATTTTAATGTTCCTGCGCAAAACGAGCAACAGAAAGGCGGAGGTCTCATTTGACGAACCGCTTAATACGGACTGGGATGGCAACGAGCTCCTTCTCTCCGATATTCTCGGCACCGATTCTGACATGGTCATGCGCCCGATGGAAGACGATGTGGACAGAAAGCTCCTGCACGATGCCATCGATAAGCTTTCCGACCGGGAGCGCGAGATCATTGTCATGCGCTTTGGCCTTGGCGGCATTGAGGAGCGCACACAGAAGGAGGTTGCCGACCTTATGGGCATCTCCCAGTCCTACATCAGCCGTCTCGAAAAGCGCATCATCCTCCGTCTTCGCCGCGAAATCACCCGGCATATCTAA
- a CDS encoding sigma-E processing peptidase SpoIIGA — translation MKPVVYVDELFLLNCLINYLLLLLTARICSVPSPRLRLFCAAALGGLYAVAAVLPLPDFIIHPIVKASVGVLMVLVSFGGQKKLLRLSLIFFAVAVAFGGAVLAAQLLGGGDLLGSVLTPASLRVLLPAFIITYFVLTLVFRRAARHTKGGGGVVALRLRSGDREVSLRALRDTGNALVDPLTGKPVIIAGVGDVKALFPPGLHKTVTALRLKDAVNVLEELCGSDKSLRFQLVPYSAVGVPGSMLLAFRPDEVVIDGQNKTGMLLALSPNSVSENGTYAALLGA, via the coding sequence GTGAAGCCTGTTGTCTATGTCGATGAATTGTTTTTATTGAATTGCCTCATCAATTACCTTCTGCTGCTTTTGACGGCACGGATTTGTTCGGTGCCGTCGCCGCGCCTGCGCCTTTTCTGCGCCGCGGCGCTCGGCGGTCTCTATGCGGTGGCGGCCGTTCTGCCGTTGCCGGATTTTATCATCCATCCCATTGTCAAGGCATCCGTCGGTGTCTTAATGGTGCTTGTATCCTTCGGCGGACAAAAAAAGCTCTTACGCCTGTCGCTCATTTTTTTCGCCGTCGCCGTTGCCTTTGGCGGGGCGGTTCTGGCAGCCCAGTTGCTCGGCGGCGGTGATTTGCTCGGCAGTGTCCTCACGCCTGCAAGCCTGCGCGTCCTGCTGCCGGCCTTTATCATTACCTATTTTGTTTTGACGCTTGTTTTCCGCCGCGCCGCACGGCATACCAAGGGCGGAGGAGGTGTCGTCGCGCTGCGGCTGCGCTCCGGTGACAGGGAGGTGAGCCTCCGGGCTTTGCGTGATACCGGCAATGCACTTGTCGATCCGCTGACGGGCAAGCCCGTCATCATCGCGGGGGTGGGAGACGTTAAAGCGCTCTTCCCGCCGGGGTTACATAAAACAGTTACCGCACTGCGGCTGAAAGACGCCGTCAACGTGCTGGAAGAGCTCTGCGGATCGGATAAGAGCTTGCGTTTTCAGCTCGTGCCGTACAGCGCCGTCGGCGTGCCCGGCAGTATGCTCTTAGCCTTCCGGCCGGATGAAGTGGTTATTGATGGTCAAAATAAAACAGGCATGCTTTTAGCGCTCTCGCCGAACAGTGTCTCGGAAAACGGGACATACGCGGCGCTCCTCGGTGCCTGA
- a CDS encoding TIGR03905 family TSCPD domain-containing protein → MKKTFIPKGICASKIDVEIENGVIKSVQFTGGCDGNLTGITRLVQGMDAQKATELLSGIRCGRKSTSCPDQLAKALQEAVD, encoded by the coding sequence ATGAAGAAAACTTTTATCCCGAAGGGAATATGCGCCAGCAAAATTGATGTTGAGATTGAAAACGGCGTCATCAAATCCGTTCAATTTACCGGCGGCTGCGATGGCAATCTCACGGGGATCACACGCCTTGTTCAGGGGATGGATGCCCAAAAAGCCACAGAGCTTTTAAGCGGCATCCGCTGCGGCAGAAAGAGCACCTCCTGCCCGGACCAGCTGGCAAAGGCACTTCAGGAAGCCGTGGATTAA
- a CDS encoding stage II sporulation protein P: MHRTVRTRTRIGPLRLPMTVKALALLFFLCLCFRMFAQLGGDAPSDGYLTGLAGDAHFVDSILRMELGNPDKKNDAGIMILGATIPFSGSISADAPTVSESPAQSAEDGNETLPDDQNGSNTDGATPSPPTVVTKPGKTYSAIAVNNKTDYTLDTQALLKEPLGISLTAGKPAVLIIHTHSSEAYMPDGKDQYAVSDTFRTQNKSYSVIRVGDELASAYESKGIKVIHDTGVYDYPSYQGAYNRSYDAIAAYLKKYPTIKLVIDLHRDAIQAADGTVYKTLADVGGTTCSQVMFVIGSNASGLNHPNWKENFKLALHIQDEMNSLYPSLAKPIELSQYRYNQQAAPGSMIVEVGCTGNTLDESLSAARYFADASSKVILALYKK; the protein is encoded by the coding sequence TTGCACAGAACCGTCCGAACGAGAACGCGCATCGGGCCGCTGAGACTGCCGATGACGGTTAAGGCGCTGGCGCTCCTCTTTTTTTTATGTCTTTGTTTCAGAATGTTTGCACAGTTAGGCGGAGATGCACCGTCCGATGGATATCTGACGGGTCTTGCCGGAGACGCTCATTTTGTCGACAGCATTCTGCGCATGGAGCTTGGGAATCCCGATAAGAAAAACGACGCCGGCATAATGATTCTCGGCGCGACGATCCCGTTTTCAGGCAGCATCTCCGCCGATGCGCCTACCGTGTCGGAAAGCCCCGCTCAAAGCGCGGAAGACGGCAACGAAACATTGCCGGACGATCAAAACGGCAGCAACACGGACGGGGCCACGCCGTCACCGCCCACCGTTGTCACAAAGCCGGGGAAGACATATTCGGCTATTGCCGTCAACAATAAAACGGATTATACGCTTGACACGCAAGCCCTGCTCAAAGAGCCGCTGGGCATCTCTCTCACCGCAGGCAAGCCGGCCGTCCTCATCATTCACACGCACAGCAGTGAGGCGTATATGCCTGACGGGAAAGATCAATATGCGGTGTCCGACACGTTTCGGACGCAGAATAAGAGCTACAGCGTCATCCGCGTCGGCGACGAGCTTGCATCGGCATACGAGAGCAAAGGTATTAAGGTGATCCATGACACGGGCGTATACGATTATCCAAGCTATCAGGGTGCTTACAACCGCTCTTACGACGCCATTGCCGCCTATCTCAAAAAATATCCTACCATCAAGCTCGTCATTGACCTCCACCGTGACGCCATTCAGGCTGCCGACGGGACTGTCTATAAAACGCTGGCCGATGTCGGCGGCACCACCTGCTCCCAGGTGATGTTTGTCATCGGATCAAACGCTTCCGGTCTCAACCACCCAAACTGGAAGGAAAACTTCAAGCTTGCCCTGCATATCCAGGACGAGATGAACAGCCTCTACCCGTCATTAGCCAAGCCCATCGAGCTGTCACAGTACCGCTATAACCAGCAGGCGGCGCCGGGGTCGATGATTGTGGAGGTCGGCTGTACGGGCAACACGCTTGATGAGTCGCTATCTGCGGCGCGCTATTTTGCCGACGCCTCGTCAAAGGTGATTCTGGCACTGTATAAGAAATAA
- a CDS encoding IS30 family transposase, with the protein MDNNDSITVSAERKKGQHLSLEDRGAVKALLKQGLGVRGIARNIGCSPSTISYELRRGTPTRKSNRGQAPGYSPKLGEAIYKANRRACVKPLKAGSCKTFIDWVVKQIREHKWSLDSCCGYAKRQRLYSEDQMVCTRTLYNMVWAGLLPITPTELPEALKRSTRKARGRENKKHYGTSISARPEIASLRIEGGHWEGDTVVGKRAGKEAVVLSLLEKKTEHYIAIRIPGKTSDAVMSAMKSLRAEYGERFSQIFKTITVDNGSEFADFAEVEAWGSQIYFAHPYSSWERPQNERHNGLFRTFVPKGTSIEQYTDEDILSAADELNGRPRKKLGYHTPEELFEAFLDSEYAA; encoded by the coding sequence ATGGATAACAATGATTCTATCACAGTCAGCGCAGAACGCAAGAAAGGGCAACACTTGAGCTTGGAAGATCGTGGTGCTGTCAAAGCCCTCTTGAAGCAGGGACTTGGCGTACGCGGCATCGCCCGAAACATTGGCTGTTCACCGTCCACCATCTCATACGAGTTAAGGCGAGGTACACCGACACGGAAGAGCAACAGGGGCCAAGCACCTGGCTATTCTCCGAAACTCGGCGAGGCCATCTACAAGGCTAATCGAAGGGCTTGTGTCAAGCCCCTCAAAGCAGGCTCCTGCAAGACTTTCATTGACTGGGTAGTCAAGCAGATCCGGGAACACAAGTGGTCGCTGGATTCCTGCTGCGGATATGCGAAGCGACAGCGTTTGTACAGTGAAGATCAGATGGTTTGTACCCGCACTCTGTACAACATGGTCTGGGCAGGCTTGCTTCCCATCACGCCGACCGAACTGCCGGAAGCCTTAAAACGCAGCACCCGAAAGGCCAGGGGCAGGGAAAACAAAAAGCACTACGGCACAAGCATTTCCGCCCGTCCTGAGATCGCTTCCCTTCGTATAGAAGGCGGCCACTGGGAGGGCGACACCGTGGTTGGAAAACGAGCTGGGAAAGAGGCAGTTGTACTCTCTCTGCTGGAGAAGAAGACCGAGCACTACATCGCCATTCGTATTCCCGGAAAGACCAGTGATGCGGTGATGTCTGCCATGAAAAGCCTACGCGCTGAGTACGGGGAACGTTTTTCACAGATTTTTAAGACGATTACCGTAGACAACGGCAGCGAGTTCGCCGACTTTGCAGAAGTCGAGGCTTGGGGTTCCCAGATCTACTTTGCCCACCCATACAGCTCTTGGGAACGTCCTCAGAACGAAAGGCATAATGGACTGTTCCGGACCTTCGTTCCAAAGGGAACATCTATTGAGCAGTATACAGACGAGGACATCCTGTCCGCTGCTGATGAGTTAAATGGGCGACCCCGGAAGAAGCTCGGATACCACACGCCAGAGGAACTATTTGAAGCCTTTCTTGATTCCGAATACGCAGCCTGA
- a CDS encoding transporter substrate-binding domain-containing protein, whose product MKKIFALVTALIMLLGLSACSKTPANTVFSTKDLTGKNIGVVKNSASVVLTAGYGTQHPYDVAETMLVDLKNGGLDCAVMDETAAKAAVRKVSHVKILSQPVYEADFCFAIAKENPDLKEAVDSALQQLKKSGTLKKIIDGYSKQNGYRYASPSNADHSVGTLTLAVGGAFAPYCYQDEKSAYVGIDIDVARAVCDILRVDMKVSETKRDNLVTIVQFGKADFSLGGVTNNDNDAKLVDFSNPYTTCTQVIIVRK is encoded by the coding sequence ATGAAAAAAATATTTGCTCTGGTAACCGCGCTGATCATGCTGCTGGGGCTGTCCGCCTGCTCAAAGACGCCTGCCAATACCGTTTTTTCAACAAAAGACCTGACGGGTAAAAACATCGGCGTCGTCAAAAATTCAGCGTCTGTCGTTCTTACCGCCGGATACGGGACGCAGCATCCCTACGACGTGGCGGAGACGATGCTTGTCGATCTGAAAAACGGCGGGCTCGACTGCGCCGTCATGGATGAGACAGCCGCAAAAGCAGCCGTCCGAAAGGTCTCGCACGTCAAAATTCTATCACAGCCCGTCTACGAGGCGGACTTTTGCTTTGCCATCGCCAAGGAAAACCCCGATTTAAAAGAGGCCGTTGATTCGGCGCTCCAGCAGCTGAAGAAAAGCGGCACTCTCAAAAAGATCATTGACGGTTATTCAAAGCAAAACGGCTACCGCTACGCGTCGCCGTCAAACGCCGACCACTCGGTCGGCACGCTGACGCTCGCCGTCGGCGGCGCGTTTGCGCCGTATTGCTATCAGGACGAAAAGAGTGCTTACGTTGGTATCGACATCGATGTGGCCCGCGCCGTCTGTGATATTCTCCGCGTCGATATGAAGGTCAGCGAAACGAAACGAGATAATCTCGTCACTATCGTGCAGTTCGGCAAGGCGGATTTTTCCCTCGGCGGCGTCACAAATAATGACAATGACGCCAAGCTCGTCGACTTCTCAAATCCCTACACAACCTGTACCCAGGTGATTATTGTTCGGAAATAA
- a CDS encoding NTP transferase domain-containing protein: MKAVIMAGGEGTRLRPVSVNKPKPMATLFGRPVLEHILLLLQKNGVTEACCTLKYMPQMITEYFGSGENFGVRLTYKIEEEALGTAGGVSNCADFIGEEDFLVISGDCVCDFDLQALFDFHRAKKAAATLALTHHKEPLEYGLVVTREDGRVERFVEKPAWDKVLTDRINTGIYVLSPTVLGEIPQGQPYDFGRDLFPRLLETNSALYGFDANGYWCDIGSPASYLACCRDALGSKVRLDLGAPLVKDGVWCASPLPEGVLIVPPVVIGDGAVIDKGATIGPEAVIGASSVVGAGAVVCRAVVSGAILDGDVHLDGAIVCRGARIGRGTVVSEGAVIGEDCLVGEHCVLAPGTKLWPSRQIVSGTAVSGTLSFGSLKSGPTFEKPGILSGEGMLDTETALRLGVASASFGRVGVAWHGGDGARVLAEAFGCGVSSGGAALYRCDSAFRAQCAYAGILYDLPLTVFAEETREGVSLAFFSADGVVIPREIERKLESAASDLGERPVRRAGVVISGAGVGEAYVAEAARRARADLDVTEALTVAVVGKGAENRALKSALSHLGCIVLDKLLHCPAFEIMPGGVSFEAVDEDGYRLTADKTAVLSAFVAFDCGAKALAVPYDAPDIIDSLAATFQGSVRRLGRDGAAADALFARQLTLRDGVFDASRLCAYLTSRGETLRDLHRRLPIFHAATREVVLQGDRGSVMRALSGAQAGARLEMLAGLRLESEKGNVHIAPLRHRSALAIRAEGMSEEIAEELCAEFEQRAQQADDQS; encoded by the coding sequence ATGAAAGCTGTTATCATGGCCGGCGGCGAGGGGACGCGCCTGCGCCCCGTCAGCGTCAACAAGCCGAAGCCGATGGCGACACTGTTCGGCAGGCCGGTTTTAGAGCATATCCTGCTGCTGCTTCAAAAAAACGGCGTGACAGAGGCGTGCTGCACGCTCAAATACATGCCGCAGATGATCACCGAATATTTCGGCAGCGGCGAAAACTTCGGCGTTCGTCTGACATACAAAATTGAGGAAGAGGCGCTGGGCACGGCTGGCGGTGTCTCAAACTGCGCCGATTTTATCGGGGAAGAAGACTTTCTCGTAATATCCGGCGACTGCGTCTGCGATTTTGACCTTCAGGCGCTCTTCGATTTTCACCGTGCCAAAAAAGCGGCGGCAACGCTGGCGCTCACGCACCATAAAGAGCCGCTTGAATACGGCCTCGTCGTCACGCGGGAGGATGGCCGCGTCGAGCGCTTTGTTGAAAAACCAGCGTGGGATAAGGTGCTGACCGACCGGATCAACACCGGTATTTACGTGCTGTCGCCAACGGTGCTCGGCGAGATTCCACAGGGGCAGCCATACGATTTTGGGCGCGATTTGTTTCCGCGTTTGCTTGAGACAAATAGTGCCTTGTATGGCTTTGACGCCAACGGTTACTGGTGTGACATCGGCAGCCCCGCATCATATCTCGCCTGCTGCCGGGACGCGCTCGGCAGCAAGGTCAGGTTGGATCTCGGCGCACCGCTGGTGAAAGACGGTGTCTGGTGCGCGTCGCCGCTGCCGGAGGGGGTTCTGATCGTGCCGCCCGTTGTCATCGGTGACGGTGCCGTTATCGACAAAGGAGCCACAATCGGCCCGGAAGCCGTTATTGGCGCGTCTTCCGTCGTCGGAGCGGGCGCTGTCGTTTGCCGCGCTGTCGTCTCTGGCGCCATCCTTGATGGTGATGTGCATCTCGACGGGGCAATCGTCTGCCGGGGCGCGCGCATCGGCCGTGGTACCGTCGTCTCCGAGGGTGCCGTCATCGGAGAAGACTGCCTCGTCGGCGAGCACTGCGTGCTCGCGCCCGGCACAAAGCTGTGGCCGTCGCGGCAAATTGTGTCCGGCACGGCCGTCAGCGGGACGCTGTCGTTTGGGTCGCTTAAATCAGGGCCGACATTTGAAAAGCCGGGCATTTTATCGGGTGAGGGCATGCTTGACACCGAAACAGCTCTGCGCCTCGGCGTGGCGTCGGCGTCGTTCGGGCGCGTCGGCGTTGCCTGGCACGGCGGTGACGGTGCCCGCGTCCTGGCCGAAGCATTCGGCTGCGGTGTGTCGTCCGGCGGTGCGGCACTGTACAGGTGTGACAGCGCGTTTCGCGCACAGTGTGCCTACGCGGGCATCTTATACGATTTGCCGCTGACTGTTTTTGCCGAAGAGACGCGGGAAGGTGTCAGCCTGGCGTTTTTCAGCGCTGACGGGGTCGTTATTCCCCGAGAAATCGAGCGTAAACTCGAAAGTGCCGCGTCTGACCTGGGTGAGCGGCCGGTACGCCGAGCCGGGGTCGTCATTTCCGGCGCAGGCGTCGGGGAGGCTTATGTGGCCGAGGCCGCGCGCCGCGCGCGCGCTGATTTAGACGTTACTGAGGCGTTGACGGTCGCCGTTGTCGGTAAAGGCGCTGAAAACAGGGCGCTGAAAAGTGCTCTGTCGCATCTTGGCTGCATTGTTCTGGACAAACTGTTACATTGTCCCGCGTTTGAAATTATGCCCGGCGGCGTCTCGTTTGAAGCGGTTGATGAGGACGGCTATCGGCTTACGGCAGATAAAACAGCCGTTTTATCCGCATTCGTCGCGTTTGACTGCGGCGCAAAGGCGCTCGCCGTCCCGTATGACGCCCCCGACATCATTGACAGTCTTGCGGCGACGTTTCAGGGCTCTGTCCGCCGCCTCGGGCGGGACGGTGCGGCGGCCGACGCGCTTTTTGCCCGACAGTTGACACTGCGTGACGGTGTTTTTGACGCATCGCGCCTCTGCGCGTATCTGACAAGCCGGGGCGAAACGCTTCGTGATTTGCACCGCCGTTTGCCGATCTTTCACGCGGCGACGCGGGAGGTGGTGCTGCAGGGCGACAGGGGCTCCGTCATGCGCGCTTTGTCCGGGGCACAGGCAGGAGCGCGTTTAGAGATGCTTGCCGGTCTGCGACTTGAGTCGGAGAAGGGAAACGTGCACATTGCCCCGCTTCGCCATCGCAGCGCTCTGGCCATCCGCGCCGAAGGGATGAGCGAAGAGATTGCCGAAGAGCTGTGCGCGGAATTTGAGCAGCGCGCCCAACAGGCCGACGACCAGAGTTGA
- a CDS encoding DHH family phosphoesterase, whose protein sequence is MNKKMLDNYLPSMRLSLSLLLVFAVVTFFFGRYSLYLAIAEASVVLLLAVFIRFSSKKRSLKLLKYIESVTNSTASATKDTLLSFPLPVVIFSPETLTVLWSNNRFVQLTDSKERFFDVRLTDLIPDFSAKWLLDGKNECPQLMTVGDRRYKIFGSIIHTTHESDGVMAAAYWVDMTEYADRSDEYLASRPVCAIIMFDNYEELIKNMAEKDKSAILSAIDDKISAYLTGSNGVLCKYDRDRYLYLFEERYLHAFVEDKFSLLETVREAIKTGGGVHATLSIGIGKDGKTLEENFRYASVGIEMALSRGGDQAVIKNRFSFEFYGGLSTEVEKRTKVKSRVMANALGELISDASSVIVMSHARADLDSLGAAAGICCIARKRQKRAYIVSSADPSAVVDMTQQLREHPEYRGVFISAQDAMLFADSKTLLVIVDTNRPEQVESEALLLSMNHVAVIDHHRRAATYIENATLNFHEPYASSASELVAEMLQYLVEPSDILRVESEALLAGIVLDTKSFAIHTGSRTFDAAAYLRRSGADTTDVKRLLQSDFDTTMSKYAIIRGATMFKPGIALASSDVRENRVIVAQAADELLNIAGVQASFVVSPDGDDVFISARSIGNVNAQVIMEKLGGGGNQSTAGAKVTGMRQAEVLEQLKAAIDDYIDASAHTRLDENN, encoded by the coding sequence TTGAATAAAAAGATGCTTGACAATTATCTGCCCAGCATGCGTTTGAGCCTCTCCCTTCTGCTCGTTTTCGCCGTTGTGACATTTTTCTTCGGCCGGTACAGTTTGTATCTTGCTATCGCCGAGGCTTCTGTCGTCCTGCTCTTAGCCGTTTTTATCCGTTTCTCATCCAAAAAGCGCTCCTTAAAGCTCTTAAAATACATCGAATCCGTCACCAACAGCACGGCGTCGGCGACAAAGGACACGCTATTGAGCTTTCCGCTGCCCGTCGTTATTTTTAGCCCGGAAACGCTGACGGTTCTTTGGTCAAACAACCGTTTTGTCCAACTGACGGACAGCAAGGAGCGTTTCTTCGACGTGCGCCTGACAGACTTGATCCCCGATTTTTCTGCCAAGTGGCTGCTCGACGGAAAAAACGAATGCCCGCAGCTGATGACGGTCGGCGACAGGCGCTACAAGATTTTCGGCAGCATTATTCACACAACGCATGAATCTGACGGCGTGATGGCGGCTGCCTATTGGGTCGACATGACGGAATACGCGGACAGATCGGATGAATATCTGGCCTCGCGGCCCGTCTGTGCCATTATCATGTTTGACAATTATGAAGAGCTCATCAAAAACATGGCTGAAAAGGACAAATCGGCTATTTTATCAGCCATTGACGATAAAATCAGCGCCTATCTCACAGGCAGTAACGGCGTTTTATGCAAATATGACAGAGACCGCTACCTTTACCTTTTTGAGGAACGCTATCTGCACGCCTTTGTCGAGGATAAATTCTCGCTACTCGAAACAGTGCGCGAGGCCATCAAGACGGGTGGCGGTGTGCATGCCACGCTCAGCATCGGCATCGGAAAAGACGGCAAGACACTGGAGGAAAACTTCCGGTATGCGTCCGTCGGCATCGAAATGGCCCTCTCCCGTGGGGGCGATCAAGCCGTTATAAAAAACAGATTCAGCTTTGAATTTTACGGCGGCTTGTCCACCGAGGTTGAAAAACGGACAAAGGTTAAGTCGCGCGTTATGGCAAATGCTCTGGGTGAACTCATCTCCGACGCCTCATCCGTTATCGTGATGAGCCACGCGCGCGCCGACCTTGACTCTCTTGGGGCGGCCGCCGGCATTTGCTGCATTGCCAGGAAACGCCAAAAGCGCGCATATATCGTCTCAAGCGCCGATCCGAGCGCCGTTGTGGATATGACGCAGCAGCTCCGCGAGCACCCGGAATACAGGGGCGTTTTTATATCCGCGCAGGACGCGATGCTCTTTGCCGACAGCAAAACGCTTCTCGTCATCGTCGACACAAACAGGCCTGAGCAGGTGGAGTCCGAGGCGCTCTTGCTCTCCATGAACCACGTCGCCGTCATTGACCACCACCGCCGGGCCGCGACCTATATTGAAAACGCCACGCTCAACTTCCACGAGCCGTATGCCTCATCGGCGTCTGAGCTTGTTGCGGAGATGCTGCAATATCTTGTTGAGCCGAGTGACATCCTGCGCGTTGAGTCTGAAGCGCTTTTAGCCGGGATCGTGCTTGACACGAAAAGCTTTGCCATCCACACCGGCAGCCGCACGTTTGACGCCGCGGCTTATCTGCGCCGTTCCGGCGCGGATACGACGGATGTCAAACGGCTTTTACAGTCTGACTTTGACACGACGATGTCGAAATACGCCATTATCCGCGGCGCGACGATGTTTAAGCCCGGGATCGCGCTCGCGTCGTCCGACGTGCGCGAAAACAGAGTTATTGTCGCGCAGGCAGCCGACGAGCTTTTAAACATTGCGGGTGTTCAGGCCTCTTTCGTCGTCTCACCCGACGGCGACGACGTTTTCATCTCCGCGCGCAGCATCGGCAACGTCAACGCACAGGTTATTATGGAAAAGCTCGGCGGCGGTGGGAATCAGTCAACGGCGGGGGCTAAGGTGACCGGCATGCGCCAGGCGGAAGTGCTTGAGCAATTAAAGGCCGCCATTGACGACTACATTGACGCCAGCGCGCACACGCGCCTTGACGAGAACAATTAA
- a CDS encoding 50S ribosomal protein L9 codes for MKVILQQDIKDHGKKGQLIDVSDGYARNYLFPKKFAVEATADNINAIKIKEAARLKKLEDEKAAAREAALKLDSCVVKVSARAGGAGKLFGAVTAKEISDALKEQHGIVIEKNKIVLDEPIKTFGSFEVKCKFGFEITGTLHLLVTEA; via the coding sequence ATGAAGGTTATTTTACAGCAGGATATCAAGGATCACGGTAAGAAAGGGCAGCTCATCGACGTATCGGACGGATACGCGAGAAATTATCTGTTTCCGAAAAAATTCGCAGTCGAAGCGACTGCGGACAACATAAATGCCATCAAAATCAAAGAAGCGGCGCGCCTTAAAAAGCTGGAGGACGAAAAGGCTGCCGCGCGCGAAGCCGCATTGAAACTCGACAGCTGCGTTGTCAAGGTTTCGGCGCGCGCCGGCGGGGCCGGAAAGCTCTTCGGCGCCGTTACCGCCAAGGAAATTTCCGACGCCTTGAAGGAGCAGCACGGCATTGTTATCGAAAAGAACAAGATCGTTCTGGACGAGCCCATTAAGACGTTCGGCTCTTTTGAGGTGAAATGTAAATTCGGTTTTGAAATCACGGGGACGCTCCATCTGCTTGTCACAGAGGCATAA